In one Roseburia intestinalis L1-82 genomic region, the following are encoded:
- a CDS encoding ABC transporter ATP-binding protein, whose product MSKLLQVNDLTTEFTGDFGKKISVDHVSFDVAEGETVCIVGESGCGKSVTSLSIMGLLGRGGAVVDGSVLFANKNLLDMDEKQLDTIRGNQMTMIFQDPLTSLNPVFTIGSQITESIRIHMHLPKKEAGERAVTILEKVGMPDARAAMKKYPHMLSGGMRQRVMIAMALCCNPKLLIADEPTTALDVTIQAQIMELIRDLQKEIGMSVILITHDIGLVAQMADRVFVMYAGQIIEMASVKDLFYHPAHPYTKALLDTVPGIYDESGRTLASIPGIVPENYDQIPGCRFADRCAFAGEGCEKKQEMREIEKDHFVRCHKADRS is encoded by the coding sequence ATGTCAAAATTATTACAGGTAAATGATCTGACCACAGAGTTTACCGGGGATTTTGGGAAAAAAATCAGTGTGGATCATGTCAGTTTTGATGTCGCAGAAGGAGAGACGGTTTGTATCGTTGGTGAGTCCGGCTGTGGCAAGAGTGTGACATCACTGTCTATTATGGGATTATTAGGAAGGGGCGGAGCTGTCGTTGACGGCTCTGTCCTCTTTGCAAACAAAAATCTGCTGGATATGGATGAAAAACAGTTAGATACGATCCGCGGAAATCAGATGACGATGATTTTTCAGGATCCTTTAACATCGTTAAACCCGGTGTTTACGATCGGAAGCCAGATCACGGAGAGCATCCGGATTCATATGCATCTGCCAAAAAAAGAAGCAGGAGAGCGTGCGGTCACGATCTTAGAGAAAGTCGGTATGCCGGATGCGCGTGCTGCAATGAAAAAATATCCGCATATGCTTTCCGGCGGAATGCGTCAGCGAGTGATGATCGCGATGGCACTTTGCTGTAATCCAAAACTTTTGATCGCAGATGAGCCGACGACGGCACTTGACGTGACGATCCAGGCGCAGATCATGGAACTGATACGGGATCTGCAAAAAGAGATTGGGATGTCTGTGATCCTGATCACACACGATATCGGACTTGTGGCGCAGATGGCGGACCGTGTGTTTGTCATGTATGCGGGACAGATCATCGAGATGGCATCTGTGAAGGATCTTTTTTATCATCCGGCACATCCGTATACGAAAGCACTGCTTGATACGGTTCCGGGCATTTACGATGAGAGCGGAAGGACGCTTGCATCGATTCCGGGAATCGTACCGGAAAATTATGACCAGATTCCGGGATGCAGGTTTGCGGACCGCTGTGCATTTGCCGGGGAAGGCTGTGAAAAGAAGCAGGAGATGAGGGAGATAGAAAAGGATCATTTCGTGCGCTGCCATAAGGCTGACAGGAGTTAA
- a CDS encoding ABC transporter ATP-binding protein produces the protein MDKELIRVENLKKYYDIKGGIITHTVSQIQAVDGIDFSIKKGETLGLVGESGCGKSTIGQLLVGLLSPTDGAIYYHGEKIGGKSLTRGEKKARKQAGTNLQMIFQDSYSSLNPRKHIYDILAQPMLYHGVSDKKTIDTDLKQLLDMVGLPQSALLKYPHEFSGGQRQRIGIAKALSLKPEFIVCDEPVSALDVSIQAQILNLIRDLQNELGLTSLFVGHGLGAVRYVSDRIAVMYLGKIVEIADAGEVFMHPVHPYTKALTQAAPVADPGRREEKSAVLTGEVASAVHPPKGCRFHPRCPYAREDCSVSEPMLLPMAEKPDHLVACPYYEGTETA, from the coding sequence ATGGATAAAGAACTGATCAGAGTAGAGAATTTAAAAAAATATTATGATATCAAGGGCGGTATCATTACCCATACCGTCAGTCAGATACAGGCCGTGGACGGCATTGATTTTTCAATAAAAAAGGGCGAGACCCTTGGACTGGTTGGAGAATCAGGCTGTGGAAAGTCCACGATCGGCCAGCTTTTGGTGGGACTGCTCTCGCCGACTGACGGTGCGATTTATTATCATGGGGAAAAAATAGGTGGAAAATCTCTCACACGCGGTGAAAAAAAGGCACGAAAACAGGCGGGAACCAATCTTCAGATGATCTTTCAGGATTCCTATTCTTCACTCAATCCACGAAAACATATTTATGATATTTTAGCACAGCCGATGCTATATCATGGTGTATCCGATAAGAAAACGATCGATACAGACTTAAAACAGCTTCTGGATATGGTTGGTCTGCCTCAAAGTGCACTTCTAAAATACCCGCATGAATTTTCAGGTGGTCAGAGACAGCGTATCGGAATTGCAAAAGCGTTGTCCTTAAAGCCGGAGTTTATCGTGTGTGACGAACCGGTCAGTGCGCTTGATGTGTCGATCCAGGCACAGATATTAAACCTGATCCGCGACCTGCAGAACGAACTGGGACTGACGAGTCTGTTCGTCGGTCATGGGCTTGGTGCAGTCCGTTATGTCAGTGACCGGATCGCAGTCATGTATCTGGGAAAGATCGTTGAGATTGCAGATGCCGGAGAGGTATTTATGCATCCGGTACATCCGTATACAAAAGCACTGACACAGGCAGCACCGGTTGCAGATCCGGGACGGCGGGAAGAAAAGTCAGCCGTTTTGACAGGTGAGGTTGCCTCTGCAGTACATCCGCCGAAGGGATGCAGGTTTCATCCGAGATGCCCGTATGCGAGAGAAGACTGCAGTGTGAGTGAGCCGATGCTTCTGCCGA